A section of the Streptomyces sp. NBC_01591 genome encodes:
- a CDS encoding MFS transporter → MATTTPTGVRGGHAKHGGSSDPSSGAPMTHRQIMEALAGLMLGMFVAILSSTVVSNALPEIISDLGGGQSAYTWVVTASLLAMTATTPLWGKLSDLFSKKLLVQIALVIYVAGSVVAGMSTSSGMLIACRVIQGIGVGGLSALAQIVMAAMIAPRERGRYSGYIGAVFAVATVGGPLLGGVITDTSWMGWRWCFYVGVPFAVIALIVLQKTLKLPVVKRQVKVDWWGAFFISAAVSLLLVWVTFAGDKYDWLSWQTAAMVIGSVVLAGLFIAVESKASEPIIPLRLFRNRTIMLASLASLFVGIAMFAGTVFFSQYFQLARGKSPTMSGVMTIPMIAGLFISSTVSGQVITRTGRWKAWLVSGGFLVTAGLGLLGTIRYDTEYWHIAVYMAVMGLGIGMMMQNLVLATQNQVAPSDLGSASSVVTFFRSLGGAIGVSALGAVMANRVTHYVKDGLAELGPKGAAMGQGGTGGGGIPDLDKLPAPFRTVVESAYGHGVGDVFLYAAPAALVAFVITIFIKEVALKSNASSETPTTAETPVADAVEAPATAVAPVSQAPAAVTPVDTLEAPVATLQGTAVHGVVRGAEGAPVARAAVTLISLAGRQLGRSVAQADGSYGLDAPGSGSYVLIASADGFQPQASTVVVGDEPLAYDILLSGTSGLAGSVRAAETAAPVEGAMVIVTDVRGDVLATGKSGETGEFTFGELVPGSVTVAVNAAGFRPLALPVEIGGQGVTRVEAALQSGALVQGVVRAGSARRPLPDARVTLVDAAGNVVATSTTGEDGAYAFTDLDSGEYSVIATGYPPVASALTVAGRGADGHDIELAHPGE, encoded by the coding sequence ATGGCTACGACCACACCAACCGGTGTGCGGGGCGGCCACGCCAAGCACGGGGGATCGTCCGATCCCTCGTCCGGCGCGCCGATGACACACCGGCAGATCATGGAAGCACTGGCCGGGCTCATGCTCGGCATGTTCGTCGCGATCCTGTCGTCAACGGTCGTCTCGAACGCGCTGCCCGAGATCATCTCCGACCTCGGCGGCGGCCAGAGCGCCTACACCTGGGTCGTCACGGCCTCGCTGCTGGCGATGACCGCCACCACCCCCCTGTGGGGCAAGCTCTCCGACCTGTTCAGCAAGAAGCTGCTGGTCCAGATAGCCCTCGTCATCTACGTCGCGGGCTCGGTCGTCGCCGGTATGTCGACCAGCAGCGGCATGCTGATCGCCTGCCGTGTCATCCAGGGCATCGGCGTCGGCGGTCTCTCCGCCCTGGCGCAGATCGTCATGGCGGCGATGATCGCCCCGCGTGAGCGCGGTCGCTACAGCGGATACATCGGTGCGGTGTTCGCCGTCGCCACCGTCGGTGGTCCGCTGCTCGGTGGTGTCATCACCGACACCAGCTGGATGGGCTGGCGCTGGTGCTTCTACGTCGGTGTGCCGTTCGCCGTCATCGCGCTGATCGTGCTCCAGAAGACGCTGAAGCTCCCGGTCGTGAAGCGTCAGGTCAAGGTCGACTGGTGGGGCGCGTTCTTCATCAGCGCCGCCGTGTCGCTGCTGCTCGTCTGGGTGACCTTCGCGGGCGACAAGTACGACTGGCTGTCCTGGCAGACCGCCGCGATGGTCATCGGTTCCGTCGTGCTCGCCGGGCTCTTCATCGCCGTCGAGTCCAAGGCCAGCGAGCCGATCATCCCGCTGCGCCTCTTCCGTAACCGCACCATCATGCTGGCCTCGCTGGCCTCGCTGTTCGTCGGTATCGCGATGTTCGCGGGCACCGTCTTCTTCAGCCAGTACTTCCAGCTGGCGCGCGGCAAGTCGCCGACGATGTCGGGCGTCATGACGATCCCGATGATCGCGGGTCTGTTCATCTCCTCGACGGTCTCCGGCCAGGTCATCACCAGGACCGGCCGCTGGAAGGCCTGGCTGGTCAGCGGTGGCTTCCTGGTCACCGCCGGACTCGGGCTGCTCGGCACCATCCGGTACGACACGGAGTACTGGCACATCGCGGTCTACATGGCCGTCATGGGTCTCGGCATCGGCATGATGATGCAGAACCTGGTGCTCGCCACGCAGAACCAGGTCGCTCCGTCCGACCTCGGCTCGGCCAGCTCCGTCGTCACCTTCTTCCGTTCCCTCGGCGGTGCGATCGGCGTCTCGGCGCTGGGCGCCGTCATGGCGAACCGCGTCACCCACTACGTCAAGGACGGCCTCGCGGAGCTCGGTCCCAAGGGCGCGGCCATGGGTCAAGGCGGCACCGGCGGCGGGGGCATCCCCGACCTGGACAAGCTGCCCGCGCCGTTCCGCACGGTCGTGGAGAGCGCCTACGGGCACGGTGTCGGCGATGTCTTCCTGTACGCCGCTCCGGCCGCGCTGGTCGCCTTCGTGATCACGATCTTCATCAAGGAGGTCGCCCTGAAGAGCAACGCTTCGAGCGAGACCCCGACCACGGCCGAGACCCCCGTCGCCGACGCGGTCGAGGCTCCGGCCACCGCCGTGGCGCCGGTCTCCCAGGCACCGGCCGCGGTCACCCCGGTCGACACCCTGGAAGCCCCGGTCGCCACCCTGCAGGGCACGGCCGTGCACGGTGTGGTCCGCGGCGCCGAGGGCGCGCCCGTCGCACGGGCCGCCGTCACGCTGATCTCGCTGGCCGGCCGGCAGCTGGGGCGCTCCGTCGCCCAGGCCGACGGCAGCTACGGTCTGGACGCGCCGGGCTCCGGCTCCTACGTCCTGATCGCGTCCGCCGACGGCTTCCAGCCGCAGGCGTCCACGGTGGTCGTCGGTGACGAGCCGCTCGCGTACGACATCCTGCTCTCCGGTACGAGCGGACTGGCAGGCTCCGTGCGGGCCGCGGAGACCGCCGCACCCGTGGAGGGCGCCATGGTCATCGTGACCGATGTGCGCGGCGATGTGCTGGCCACCGGCAAGTCCGGTGAGACGGGCGAGTTCACCTTCGGTGAGCTGGTCCCCGGTTCGGTGACCGTCGCGGTGAACGCCGCCGGGTTCCGTCCGCTGGCGCTGCCGGTGGAGATCGGCGGCCAGGGCGTCACCCGGGTCGAGGCCGCGCTGCAGTCCGGTGCGCTGGTCCAGGGCGTCGTGCGGGCCGGTTCGGCCCGGCGGCCGCTGCCGGACGCCCGGGTCACACTGGTCGACGCGGCGGGCAATGTGGTCGCCACGTCGACGACCGGGGAGGACGGGGCGTACGCCTTCACCGACCTGGACTCGGGCGAGTACTCGGTCATCGCGACCGGCTACCCGCCGGTGGCGAGCGCGCTGACCGTGGCCGGTCGCGGGGCCGACGGCCACGACATCGAGCTCGCCCACCCCGGCGAGTAA
- a CDS encoding MarR family winged helix-turn-helix transcriptional regulator, whose translation MAARSQYEELARQLSAVGAVKRGLARILPAECPGGSAAVLSLLRQHGEMRISRLAELLDVDMSVTSRHVAHVAERGWIERSSDPADKRSRILRLTPAGHDLLSELNRRTTEMFAHSLSDWSDDEVGQLNTLLARLRDSFACRGPSGCGPGKHSGDCRSRPADSDNDAHTRTPV comes from the coding sequence GTGGCCGCACGGAGTCAGTACGAAGAACTGGCCCGGCAGCTCAGCGCCGTCGGTGCCGTCAAACGGGGTCTCGCCCGCATCCTGCCCGCCGAATGTCCTGGCGGATCCGCCGCCGTGCTGTCCCTTCTCAGGCAGCACGGCGAGATGCGGATCAGCCGGCTGGCCGAGCTGCTGGACGTCGACATGTCGGTGACCAGCCGTCATGTCGCCCATGTGGCGGAGCGTGGCTGGATCGAACGGTCCTCGGACCCGGCGGACAAGCGGTCCCGCATCCTGCGGCTGACCCCCGCCGGACACGACCTGCTCAGCGAGCTGAACCGGCGGACCACCGAGATGTTCGCCCACAGCCTCTCCGACTGGTCCGACGACGAGGTCGGACAGCTCAACACGCTGTTGGCCCGGCTGCGCGACAGTTTCGCCTGTCGTGGGCCCAGCGGGTGCGGCCCCGGAAAGCACAGCGGCGACTGCCGTTCCCGGCCTGCCGACAGCGACAACGACGCGCACACCCGTACACCCGTGTAA
- a CDS encoding RNA polymerase sigma factor SigF, with protein sequence MSAEQGSSKVLTLTKSEPAPVVLTSSSEAIDTRTLSRSLFLRLAALGPAPGPEGTDSPERAYVRDTLIELNLPLVRYAAARFRSRNEPMEDIVQVGTIGLIKAIDRFDCERGVEFPTFAMPTVVGEIKRFFRDTSWSVRVPRRLQELRLALTKTSDELAQKLDRSPTVPELAKALGVSEEDVVDGLAVGNAYTASSLDSPSPEDDGGEGSLADRLGYEDSALEGVEYRESLKPLLAKLPPRERQIIMLRFFANMTQSQIGEEVGISQMHVSRLLTRTLAQLREGLIAD encoded by the coding sequence ATGTCCGCAGAACAGGGCAGCTCGAAGGTGCTCACGCTCACGAAGAGCGAACCCGCACCCGTTGTGCTCACCAGCTCGTCGGAAGCCATCGACACCCGCACTCTGTCCCGCTCCCTGTTCCTGCGGCTCGCCGCGCTGGGGCCAGCACCAGGCCCCGAAGGAACGGACAGCCCGGAGCGTGCCTACGTACGGGACACACTCATCGAGCTCAACCTCCCGCTGGTGCGGTACGCCGCGGCGCGGTTCCGCAGCCGGAACGAGCCGATGGAGGACATCGTCCAGGTCGGCACGATCGGCCTGATCAAGGCGATCGACCGGTTCGACTGCGAACGGGGGGTGGAATTCCCGACGTTCGCGATGCCGACCGTCGTCGGGGAGATCAAGCGGTTCTTCCGCGACACCTCGTGGTCGGTGCGCGTCCCGCGCCGGCTCCAGGAGCTGCGGCTCGCGCTGACCAAGACCAGCGACGAGCTCGCGCAGAAGCTCGACCGCTCGCCGACCGTGCCCGAGCTGGCCAAGGCGCTCGGCGTCTCCGAGGAGGACGTGGTCGACGGGCTGGCCGTCGGCAACGCGTACACCGCCTCCTCGCTGGACTCGCCCTCGCCCGAGGACGACGGCGGCGAGGGCTCCCTCGCGGACCGGCTCGGTTACGAGGACTCGGCGCTGGAAGGCGTCGAGTACCGCGAATCGCTCAAGCCGCTGCTGGCCAAGCTCCCGCCGCGCGAGCGCCAGATCATCATGCTGCGGTTCTTCGCCAACATGACCCAGTCGCAGATCGGCGAGGAGGTCGGCATCTCGCAGATGCACGTCTCGCGCCTGCTGACCCGTACGCTCGCCCAGCTCAGGGAAGGGCTCATCGCCGACTGA
- a CDS encoding RNA polymerase sigma factor SigF: MPASTAPQVPPQSVQPSQVIQPSQVIEPGQAIRTETPDSTTTPARTRGADTRALTQVLFGQLKNLEPGTPEHGRVRAALIEANLPLVRYAAARFRSRNEPMEDVVQVGTIGLINAIDRFDPERGVQFPTFAMPTVVGEIKRYFRDNVRTVHVPRRLHELWVQVTGATEDLTTAHGRSPTTAEIAERLKISEDEVLACIEAGRSYHATSLEAAQEGDGLPGLLDRLGYEDPALAGVEHRDLVRHLLVQLPEREQRILLLRYYSNLTQSQISAELGVSQMHVSRLLARSFARLRSANRIEA; this comes from the coding sequence GTGCCGGCCAGTACAGCGCCTCAAGTGCCTCCCCAGTCCGTCCAGCCGAGCCAGGTGATCCAGCCGAGCCAGGTGATCGAGCCGGGCCAGGCAATCCGGACCGAGACTCCCGACAGTACGACGACGCCCGCCAGGACCCGGGGCGCGGACACCAGGGCGCTCACCCAGGTGCTCTTCGGACAGCTCAAGAACCTGGAGCCGGGGACCCCGGAGCACGGCCGGGTGCGGGCGGCCCTCATCGAGGCGAACCTCCCCCTCGTGCGGTACGCCGCGGCACGGTTCCGCAGCCGCAACGAGCCGATGGAGGACGTCGTCCAGGTCGGCACGATCGGCCTGATCAACGCCATCGACCGGTTCGACCCCGAACGCGGCGTCCAGTTCCCGACGTTCGCGATGCCGACCGTCGTCGGGGAGATCAAGCGGTACTTCCGGGACAACGTACGGACCGTCCACGTCCCCCGGCGGCTTCACGAGCTGTGGGTCCAGGTCACCGGCGCCACCGAGGACCTGACGACCGCTCACGGCCGCTCACCCACCACCGCGGAGATCGCCGAGCGGCTGAAGATCTCCGAGGACGAGGTGCTCGCCTGCATCGAGGCCGGACGCTCCTACCACGCGACCTCGCTGGAGGCCGCCCAGGAGGGCGACGGACTGCCCGGACTGCTGGACCGGCTCGGCTACGAGGACCCGGCGCTCGCCGGGGTCGAGCACCGCGACCTGGTCCGGCATCTGCTCGTACAGCTGCCCGAGCGCGAGCAGCGCATCCTTCTGCTGCGCTACTACAGCAATCTCACGCAGTCCCAGATCAGTGCGGAACTGGGAGTCTCCCAGATGCATGTGTCAAGACTGTTGGCCCGTAGCTTCGCCCGACTTCGATCCGCAAACAGGATCGAGGCCTAA
- a CDS encoding Dabb family protein yields the protein MIRHLVLFKLNDGVERDDPRVVAGAKAFQELEGQIPELAFWECAWNITDRPIAYDFAINSAVADQNALKRYIEHPAHQAAAGQWREFATWVIADYPF from the coding sequence GTGATCCGCCATCTGGTCCTGTTCAAGCTGAACGACGGCGTCGAGCGGGACGACCCGCGGGTCGTGGCCGGGGCGAAGGCCTTCCAGGAGCTGGAGGGGCAGATCCCCGAGCTCGCGTTCTGGGAGTGCGCCTGGAACATCACCGACCGGCCGATCGCGTACGACTTCGCCATCAACTCCGCGGTCGCCGACCAGAACGCCCTGAAGCGGTACATCGAGCACCCCGCCCACCAGGCCGCCGCCGGGCAGTGGCGCGAGTTCGCCACCTGGGTGATCGCCGACTACCCCTTCTGA
- the tadA gene encoding tRNA adenosine(34) deaminase TadA — protein MRRALAEADLAARAGDVPVGAVVLGPDGVLLATGHNEREATGDPTAHAEVLAVRRAAAALGRWRLSGCTLVVTLEPCTMCAGALVQSRVDRVVYGARDEKAGAAGSLWDVVRDRRLNHRPEVIQGVLEDVCADRLTAFFRDL, from the coding sequence ATGCGCCGCGCCCTGGCCGAGGCCGACCTGGCGGCGCGGGCCGGCGATGTGCCGGTCGGCGCCGTCGTGCTCGGCCCGGACGGCGTCCTGCTCGCCACGGGCCACAACGAACGCGAGGCGACCGGCGACCCGACCGCGCACGCCGAGGTCCTCGCCGTCCGCAGGGCCGCGGCGGCACTCGGCCGGTGGCGGCTGTCCGGATGCACCCTGGTCGTCACCCTGGAGCCCTGCACGATGTGCGCGGGCGCACTGGTGCAGTCCCGCGTGGACCGCGTGGTCTACGGGGCCCGGGACGAGAAGGCGGGCGCGGCGGGCTCCCTCTGGGACGTCGTACGCGACCGCCGGCTCAACCACCGCCCGGAGGTCATCCAGGGAGTCCTGGAGGATGTCTGCGCCGACCGCCTGACGGCCTTCTTCCGCGACCTCTGA
- a CDS encoding tRNA adenosine deaminase-associated protein — protein sequence MYFAALLARTEDGWEASDTELDDVETLSDLTDLAREASVDEDTVLVFIEQEDAWFGVVRVDGEDDPRIFVSDATAAARSSYGEILLTDELLGREPGAEDTIAALEELVGLDGTEDGDPDNTPDNDTDTDTDDDDDDGIDADAVPAGPLGDTRILADLGLPEAELLMLRTDAMVEIADALGAAEVLETVR from the coding sequence GTGTACTTCGCCGCACTGCTCGCGCGCACCGAAGACGGGTGGGAAGCGAGCGACACGGAGCTCGACGATGTGGAGACCCTGTCCGACCTGACGGATCTGGCCCGTGAGGCCTCAGTGGACGAGGACACGGTGCTCGTCTTCATCGAACAGGAGGACGCCTGGTTCGGCGTCGTCCGGGTGGACGGTGAGGACGATCCCCGGATCTTCGTCTCGGACGCCACCGCCGCAGCCCGCTCCTCGTACGGGGAGATCCTGCTCACCGATGAACTGCTCGGCCGCGAACCCGGGGCCGAGGACACGATTGCCGCCCTCGAAGAGCTCGTCGGCCTCGACGGCACGGAGGACGGCGACCCGGACAACACCCCCGACAACGACACCGACACAGACACCGACGACGACGATGACGACGGAATCGACGCCGACGCCGTACCGGCGGGCCCGCTCGGCGACACCCGGATCCTGGCCGACCTCGGGCTTCCCGAGGCCGAGCTGCTGATGCTGCGCACGGACGCGATGGTGGAGATCGCGGACGCGCTGGGCGCGGCCGAGGTCCTGGAGACCGTCCGTTAG